In the Glycine max cultivar Williams 82 chromosome 6, Glycine_max_v4.0, whole genome shotgun sequence genome, AAATAGAAACTGATTCTTGCATTCTCTTGGAAAATAGCTAGGGCTTGAATCAAGCAGCTATGTATCATACATTTTAAGCAAGAGAACTACCGCAGACAGCTATCCAGACGACATTGTGACTTGTGGTAATGGTTTGTTCACTATTATCTTGGCCCTCTCTAATCCTTGTAAGTAGAATTCAAAGTTAGTTGAAGAATGAATGTCATCCTCTGTTCCACTGTTTGAGTCTGCATCATTCCCCATTGTTGTAGAGTTAGTAGCATCACCCAATTCATAGTAGCATCATCCTCTGTTCCACTATTTTTGTCTTTCATGTTAATCCTCTGTAAATATTTGTTAGTTGATTCTGTTAGGCTTAAGTAACGGGTTAAGTGCCAGCTTAGGTACCCGACTGATCTTTCACGTGTTTATTGTCATGGCCATGggcattttctttttaagttgatTTAATTTTCAGAATACGGAGATGACCTAATCTTGAAACATGTTCCTTATTAGAAGACAATTCCCTTAAATTTCCATGTACATGTTACTTGGAGAGTGGGGATTGATTTGAATCTTATTATTTGCAAAAGGTGTGTCTTTTTTATAAgttgttattataattataatgattattatttgGGAAAACGACTATGAAATGAATGTTACATCATAAATTGATTAtatgaaaaatgaataattgaTGAGAATTGAGTATTGATGCACTATTAAGTGAGTAGTAGGAAATAGCGGTTCAGATATCCTGCATTAaactatctttttgttttccaaTTAGACTCGACTGCACcatttttgattaaaaaaaaaagttaaaaacacaCCACTTTTGTTTCAGCTTTACACAGTTTTTGAATATTGATTGTTTCGGTATATATTCTTtctttgatatagtttaaattatattttcttttctggtATATATTAGTAGTAaagttttatacttttaaatatgttttatttttttagttaatacccaaaattcaaactgcattaaaacaaaaaggaaaaatcaatAAGATTGCACCATTGATAAGAAATCATATCTAACTCTTACCGCATTAGAAGTTATAAAGTTGATATAGTGGTTGAAGAATGAAGCAAGAAGAGAGAGATTATTGGTTGGGATCACTCCCACTAAACTTCTAAAATATTAACCACTaacatttgtttataaaaataaaaaaaaaacttttattgcATCCATGTTACAATCGCACCATTGTTATCTTGGAAGAAAATCTAACTTAAATAATGGATATAACCTCTTGCATTAATATAGAATTGCACTTAATTTGTATTGGCAACTTCCCTTTTCTTTCTAACATTGCTTTCTTTGCatgtagaatatattttttactttcgaGAACcttttgattttatgttttctgtcatatataattgtaatgtaaaaaaaaataaatgatttgacTTTATTGATGAAAAAGATTATAATGATTTCACAACAGAATTAACAAGTTCATCAACACTTTTAGGGGTGTCTTTATATTATAAGGATTAAGTAACACGGAAAAATCTAGGATCTAAAACATTCAAATCAGTAGAATTTGCACTTTGACTCATTAAAACGATCAAATATCAAATTCATCTTCCAAAGATGTCGGATGAAATTCAGCATCATATTGATCAATGTGTGTTCTTGTATATTGTCTTGTTGAATAAATATCATGTCTTAAATCCTCTTGACCATTTTTCCTTGATagcaaataatattttacaatcAGTGATAttgtacaattttttctttctttcttttgactGTTGCGCTGGAAATTGAACagtgaagagtgaagttctTTTGTCACACTCATTGATTTTCCTTTGATTTCGAAGAAAGCCTAACCAATACGCTGCCACTGAATTGCCAGTAAGAAAAATTGgtcatgacacacacacacacacacacacacaagtttgataacaaatttgttcaattataCATGCAAAAATTTCTTCAATTCTGACTTATTAGCTGTGACAAGGTAGCTGGCCTCTTCATAAGGTACTTACCTAACATTAACTTAAATTCTACTGTAGTGGTGATGACCTACTaatattagtgaaaacaaatttgccaagtgtaccttagttaatttgtttagagttgtaaaaaatgaatagtttttaacttgagttattcctattttaaattttcaaatatgcttgcatgattgtatttgtatgaggattatattcttttttatataaattttgggAAGCTGAACAGTAGTTAGTATAATGTCGGTATTTTAGGGGCAGTGTAGTTATTTAAGGGTACTTGCTAGTGTTTTAGGGGAATAACAAAGGCAAGTCTAGTCTTTATCAAACACCTAAATAGAAACTCAAGCCCTTCTTCAAGATGTTGATTAAGAGACTCGACTTTCTCCAATTGGTTTTGCAGCTTATTCATTTTTGAAATAGGCAAACATCAAGCCCAAGACAACAAGGCAGAGCACTATCTATGGCCTATCCTACATCAAGCCCAACGCAGATAATGTTAGAATGTTGAAGTCATTTTTGCCCATCATAAGCCTCATTTCTCATCTTCCATAAATTGCAGCAGGCACAATGCCACaacaaatgttttgattttgttgatttttttcctttgacCATAGTAGTAAAAAGCTTGTAAAACTGCAGTAAAACATCTGGCAGTGAAAAAGAATAACCAATCTCATCGTCCAGTTGGTGCTGTAGGTTGCAATGAGCAATCTTTGATTCAATCTTTGTTGACAAAACTACCTAGTCTTGGGCACCACAGCCTTAAATCCACAGCTCCTAACCTTAATTAAAATCCACACTTACCATTGTTTTCCTGGGAATTCCAAAAGATCATACACATGAAGACATTCTAAATTAGTGTTACCTAGGAGCTGCCATATTCGATATTATCCCAGCTTCCGAAGCTGTTTGTTCCATGTCTCCTCTGTGATTGTTCAGCATGATGAGAATATGCAAGGCTTGTTGATTCATGTCCACACTCGAATTTAATCTCCATTATCCTTCTAACGGCTTCCGCCATGTCTAACCGCCGCTGAGGGTTGCTTTCAGTGCAAGTAGCACCAATGTGGAGGAGTTGCTCCATCTCACCAAGCCAATTCCTAGAGCCTGCAATCTCAGGATCAAGCACTTCTGATTCCCTTCCCTCATAGATTGCAGTTTCCACCCATTGCACCACATCAGCCCCACCCTTTCCATTGCTGAGATACTGAGAAGGGAACCTCCCTATCAATATCTCAATTATCACAACACCAAGACAGTAAACAACGCAATTGCGTGAAACTTGGCCTTGTTGTGCTACGTCTGGTGCCTTGTAAGCGAATAATGTTTGTGCAATGGTTGAAGGGTTAACCATGTGGCTGAACCCGTAATCCACAAGCATTGGTTCATTGTCTGGTCCAAGGAGAACATTGATGGACTTGAGATACTCGTGTGGAAGATCCGAGGAACCAAG is a window encoding:
- the LOC102669314 gene encoding pollen receptor-like kinase 6, which produces MTVLKLLHFRKHHRISLIFFASDRGASHVKLHWPARLKIVRGIAQGMHYLYTVLGSSDLPHEYLKSINVLLGPDNEPMLVDYGFSHMVNPSTIAQTLFAYKAPDVAQQGQVSRNCVVYCLGVVIIEILIGRFPSQYLSNGKGGADVVQWVETAIYEGRESEVLDPEIAGSRNWLGEMEQLLHIGATCTESNPQRRLDMAEAVRRIMEIKFECGHESTSLAYSHHAEQSQRRHGTNSFGSWDNIEYGSS